tttcgatgaaatttgcagcgttatgtttgtttgatttttctctatcgattcaaatcaacaattttctggggtggacttgacctttaaagttgTTCTTAATGtataaacagctttatgaaccaTCCACCTGGAGCCCgcaacacaaagcttagcaatgatcgtagaagaaatgttcacgattgattgcattgactacaatgtacaatcaatcgtaaatatTAATCATACGATCAATTGTTATATGCTTTGGGTTACGGACCCCTAGGCCCCGTCttaaagagttgcaattgatctgatcaatcgtaactatggacggccagcaacgtcgaCATGTAAAATgcttgtttgttcaaaaaaaaaatctagatatgaatgtatgtcaataaattcattgatttcttgacaatttggtgtgttctcctttatTAACAAAGGGCATTTTACGAATTTCCTGTAGAGGAAATTATGACACAGATGGATTTCaatagagttgcgattgattggatcgatcgtaactctttgtaagacggggccctggtctggACCAGCGAATTACTGAAGCGATGTTACTGAACGTTTGTGGTGCGGACTATTTTAGTGCGGGCCTGATGCGGACCAAGAAATCATGAGTTACTGAAAACGGTATCTTTCCACTTGATATTTCATACTGACCAAAATTTTAATTGTAAATAGTAATGGGGCTGTTTTGTACTTCGTttacaaacaaataatgatcGACATCACCAAACATCATTCGTTGTGGAAAATTTCAATATAATTGTAATTTTGACAGTTTTTGTATATGTGAGTTTCTCATTAGATATATTCTCACTGTTATTTAGAATGGGAAAGATATACTTTGATACACCACACTGCATGTAACATGACTTGTGTAaggaatgacaaaaaaaaattacatggctAGGTCATCTGTTAGCCATGTTGATAAAAATTGATGCCTTGGTGGGCATGGTGGGGCGGTGGCAGGCAAGGTATTTTATAGGGATGCTTTTCGGCATAATGACAATTGCACAATGTGTTGAATGTTAATTGTATTTAGCAATTAGCTCTGTTTTAgaacttattttgttttaaaagttcTACACATAAGAAATTTGCAGGAATCAAAAAAGCTATCATTACACGTTGGTTTTGTTCTGTTGTTTGTGATTACAAGGCTATGAGGACAATAGATGCAgctaaatgaagaaaaaaaaaagatgggagattatcatttttttctaatttcattttcagatggATATTATGGAATCTAATATACCTTGAATTTGAGACTTTAATTGGTGACAGCTCATTATTCCCAGGGTTCGTTATCCTGAAGTTTCGAATACTCGAAGATTcgataattccatttttttttaattcaccatTAACCCAATGTCAGTGTTGCCAGGTCCAAGCTAAACAAATCCCCAGATGACACTTGAAAAATCCTCAAATTGGATCCCAAATCCCCCAatttttcaaagcaaaattatttctgaaaaagtgaGAATTTGTTATCATGGTTCTTGCCAAAAACTAGTTAATGTGTGCTCGTTTGTTCATACCACGGcagatttattatcattattattattattttctaggTTTCGATGTAATCTAGATTCGTACATCTAAGTTCAGTATACTGAACTCTTCGGTTGAATTGCGTAGAAAAAGCCCTGATGTACATTATATGCATTAACTATCTGGATCGTTACTATTGGATCTAGCGTTATAATTACTGAAAAATAACGAATCTAGCTTACTGCTCTTCAACAAAGCCTTAAAAAATCCcctaaaatagaagaaaatccTCACCTTTATTTTAATCCccaaatagttttttttcatcCCAAAAGGCTGCTTAAAAATCCcccaattttgaaaatttggggATGAAAGTCCCAAAATGGTAATTCTGACCAATGTGTGATGCAGTCATATCAAATAAACCAACTTCAAATATAATATTTGGTTGGAATTAGTGcatagcaggggcggatccaggattttctaaaaaaagggggggggcacattttcccgaggaaaatttgtttgacaagccaaaaaaaaaaaggggggggggcacacttgtgttataacggcatatttacatttaaattgttgattgtgcctctcaagggggggggggcacggtcGACTgtgccccttccccccccccccctggatccgcaagTGGTGTATATAAATTCTGGTAGATTGGAGACGGTTTAGCCCTTGTGAATGTAGCTTTAAAGACATCGTAATGGTCAAAGATATGTCAATTTTTTGCGCcattggcgtaaatccgtgacgTCATACTATTCAAGGGGGGAGTGAAACAATCGATCACCTCCCTGGAAAGTAGGTTCATCGATCATGTCGTTTGGATTTACACCAGTGTTTTGCACTGTAATTTTATGTTTATTGATAGTTTCTTATGACTCTTTTAAAAGACGGAGACGAATTATTCtaaatattattgatattattattgttgttgtttttatttatcgagcaaaatgtaaatacaaatagaaactataaataaaaaaaatacaatttgaataatgaaatataaataagtaaaatgacagaaaagaagaagagagttCAAAAGGTGGTTTTCCATGTAACATTCAATACCGTTGCCCAATATTGTCTTTAATTTCGTTATGAGATAAATGGAGCTCACtgagaatcataattattttcagcgaAACAAGTCAAgtatgaattcttgttttataaCTGTTTCCTCCTCGTAGGGAGACATAGCTTCATGAATTAAGGTGTTGTTGTGTTCCTCGGTGGAATTGTAAAAATAACCTTCATGCACATTATAATTATAGGCACGATGCATGGCGTCATAATTTTGTAATATGGCAAGCCATATAGTTCTTAAACTGCTATGCATTGAAtgtaatgaataaaatcaagTTTATCTCTATCATTCTTGTCAAATAAAGTACCTTCATACCAACAAACgagtaaaaatgatttaaacatggAATTCAAGTCAGTAATATCTCCACACGATGTCTACCGGGAATTGTGTTAGCTTGCGATGCTGCTTACAGTATTTCCAATTTGAATTCtatttgggatttttttttctgactccGCCCCTGGATATTAAATTCATGCACTCAAAGTCATTTCTATAATCAACGCAATTGTAGAAACATGGGTAATTTACGAGGCAGTTTGATGAAATACATTTGACAACTATATTTCCTCCGCACGAGCAAGCAAGCCGCATTGTGAATCATGCATACCAATTCGCGCATGCGCGTACACCATGACCCACTCTCAGACATGCACTACTTTCATCTTTTTAGTATGCGAACACTTTTACGTATTTACTTTTTCTATCTAGGTAATCAGCATGGGTAATTTCGTTACATACATAAATAGCCCAGATAGTAAGTTGATCACGCactgtttttcttattttgcaacTAACTGCCTCAAGGGGTGTAATAACAGAAGTCAATATCGCATCTGAAAGTGAATGTTATCatcactgtattttttttacaagcccCAACTCTAATTCTTCATTTTTCGATCTATTCcactgaaattttaaaaaagtatgTCAATCTTACAGACAAACATTATAATTGTGACAAATGCTTTTATTGCCATTTTTGGCACGTTGGGAAATACTGCCATGATTATCACCTACCTATGTCGTCAAGAAGTCCGAGAAACGTCAAACTGGTTCACCCTGGCGTCGTTTACCGCCGGCGAATTCATGTCCTGTGTTTATTACCCGATTCAAATATTGACTGATATATACATCATTGACAACAATCCAGTTTGTCTCTTTGCAATGTCGTTTGGTACTTCGTGTGGGATATGCTTCACACTCAACGTCCTTGGTTTGACGGTGGAGCGTTACATTTCGATCTGCAATCCTCTGAGAGCACCGACTTTGCTCACCCAGCGTCGCATCGGGGGTGTCATTCTGGTCATCTTCATCTACTCATTAACAACAGCCATGTTCATCCCCTACGTTACTCCCCTTGGCTTCAAAGGCAACATATCCGGCGACGCTAACGGATGCAGAATCAGCACCGTCATTTCAAGTCAACGCTACGTCGCATTCCTATTTGCCAACGGGCTTCTGCCCATACCTGCCATGATCATCATCTACTGTCGCATTTTTCAAATTCTGCGTCGCCACATCCGCACCGTCTCTGATCTCACCGTGATCCAGTCGGTAACCTCTCAAGGGGAATCGGGTGATCCCGGTCGGGTAGCTGCGACCGCCAATGATCGCAGAGTCTGGAAGCGCCAGGTCAAGTCTGCTGCTCTGCTttttatcatcgtcatcagctTCGCAGTCTGTTGGTTGCCTTATGTTGTCTTCATCCTCTACCGATCGTTCACCAGTGTCGTAAGTCCGCTTGCCTTTTCCATGTGCCGCGCCATTGTTTTCCTTAATGTAGCCATTCATCCATTCGTCTACGGGTTTGGCAACAAGACTTACCGCCAAgccatatattttgttttctgtgGCCCAGTGATGAAGCTGTTCAGTCGTGATCCTCTGACGAATGTGGCCGCGTGATTACCTTACATAGCATGAGGCTTAGTCCTGGGCGCAAGATCTTCTGTCTAGAATTTATACAATGTAACCTTTCTTTAAATGGTATGACCTGGGAGGGCAACTTGGCACCTTGTTCACGGgaccaaaagtcaaaattttactCTTCTCAAGATGAAAGTTCAAAAGCCACTTATCAGAGCAGGATTGTAATACACGATGATCGCCTTGTAACCGAGAAGAATCACGATCGCAAGTAATCTCACCGACGATCTTAGTATCATCTGCCAAAGGGTAGGCTACACATCACTCGTAACACAGGCAAATCGTTCACATACAAAACAAAGAGAATGGGACCCAAAACACTCCCTTGAGGAATCCGACTAGAGGTGCCCAAGACGAAGCACAACCATTAACAATAACCTGCTGAGAACGACCTGCTAAGAAACCTTTCACCCAGTTAAGGATACAACCGTTGATGCCATGACTCTTAACCTTATTTATCAATCGCATGTATGGAACCTGGTCAAAGGCTTAGTTTCATACGTCCATATGAATTACACCTATACCTGACCAGTTGAGTCAGACAACTCAGTGATCTTGTCCAACATAGTTTACAATAAGCAAATTACCACCAATTGAAGAGAAGTGGACCTCCCACATGTCCCAGGAACGAAGCCATACTAGAAATTAACTAAACAGCTTATTGCCCTTCAAGCGATCAATAATTTCATCTCGGAGTAAAGAATCAAGCGGTGAATGATACTcaccatgaaatttcatttgtgATTATCTCGCACACAAggaaggttcaccagtcgttcttaaagtcattcttaacttatgaacagctttatgaaacatccacctggagcccgtaacacaaagctaagcaatgatcgtagaagaaattttcacgattgattgcattgacaacaatgtacaatcaattgtaaatatcaaTCATACGATAAATCGTTATGCTTTgggttacggagccctggtctGGACCAGCGAATTACTGAAGCGGTGTTCCTGCACGCTTGTGGTGCGGACTATTTTAGTGCGGGCCTCGTGCaaaattcaaagcaaaattatatttctgaaaAAGTAAGGACTTGTTATCATGGTTCTCGTCAAAAACCAGTTAATGTTTGCTCGTTTATTCATACCacggcattttttttaattttcattattattcctttttttcaagGTTTAGATGCAATGTAGATTCGTACATCTAAGTTCAGTGTACTGAACTAATCGGTTGAATTGCGTAGGAAATGCCCTTATGTACATTAGCGCATTAACTATCTACAGTGGATCGTTACTATTAGATCTAGCGTTATATTactgaaaaataatatacaaatagcgaataggcatgagtgcgatggtgcgagatttcgcatgaggtgaaagcaagatgctctattcaacgaggcgttagccgagttgaatagagtgtttctttctttcaccgaatgcgaaatctcgcaccattgcacgaataagaatattcgctatttgtgttgtacaacgcctcggagtttagcgaatttatgaaaaaacaaagagtttttcctgcagtaatctattctatgaaaagggagcaaaaatatgaaaagcgaaaagcaaaatcccacaagcgaacacctcgggcagcattgcgcatttagccagcaggctatacgcgtattgcacctgcatttttactgagcgcaatgaattgaatcgtattgtgacgtcacctcctaaagccgtgcaacggtacattttggacggtacattttggatggtacgtcttttgtgcaacggtacgaatgtttgacattcagcctcccatttgctcgcgtacaacaagctaagtaggcgttgtacaacaattgacgtacgaccatttgcgaccttttggtctcATAAGATCGCGCACAGGCTTTCACAAATGCCACAGCTGTCGTAAAGCAAACAACCAGTATAACCTGTGCACGAGTAGGTCGCATATGCCcgtattgtgctcgtgcgagtggtcgtgcgatcacatgcgagtgttgcacgagggattgcgagtggttTCATATCAGTCTCAATAGTTGCACGACTGATTGCATAGTCGTGAGAGTCGACGGGAGACGATGCGATTGCTCGTACCTTTGAATGAAACCAGTGCGAGTGTTCGTGTGATTGATGTGAGGTATAGACCAATTTGATCTCAGAGCAATGTAATAAACCTGCACCTTTacagatttatgtaacaattagcAATCCATAATTAAACCACAACCTTAGAAGAGTTTAATTCAAACCCGAATTCAGTATACGGGCCTATTTTGTTGAGGAAGGAATGCCCTTTACCCTATTTTCTCTAGGTTTGATTTCGGAAAAGTTTGATTTGTGTTttaagacaaaaatataaacTGATATTGCCCTTTTAATATCGTGCAGTTTAtactacaatttttttcttttattttctgccctctcttttatttattcttaactCCTATTTTGTAACACCGAGGAaaggtcgcatacatgcgaatgtaaccatggtaacggtaGTGCAATGCTGTAAGCcgtgttgcgatcggtcttgcagcAGTCTTATGGCCtatatattatcgcacccagtcggaAGACTGGTCTCTATATAGGTTGCTAGCagatgtgcaagtgttgtacgacctccagtcgactaaacgcgactacttagttgtgccatcTCTCTCACGGGCTCTCGTATCAAGTCGTACAagcgtacaacgttgaacaacactcacacgatgatcgcccgaccgatggtacgatctGATGCGAGtaaatcgatcgtatttgatcgcgttttgattttgaacatgtacaaagttcagatgcgaccagtcacggcCAACTCGAGTTCGTGacatcgtctacaacgactgcgagtgctcccaagacaccaagagatcgttcgtgcaacaacaagaaaaaattgttgcaggcggtcgtaaactggtcttacgtcaattgtgaaaggggctttacttACTGCTCTTCACCATCAAAGCCTTCAAAAATCCCCTAAAATAGAAGAAGACTCGCCACATTTATTTTATGTGTGATGCAGTCATATCAAAGAAACCAACTTCAAACCGACAGATAATATGTCATTTGAATTAGTGTATAGTaatggcggatccaggattttctaaagggggggcacattttcccgaggaaaatttgtttgacaagcaaaaaaaaaaaaaaaaggcgggcacacttgtgttataacggcatttttacattaaattttttgattgtgcctctcaatgggggggggggggggggggcacggccCGACAGTGCACCCCCACCCCCTGGATTGGATCGAAGacgaattattatttattatttgtattattgttattatattattgtcatcattatcattattatcattttttttcgaccaaattgtaaaatgtgaatacaaaaatacattttgaatgaTTAAACATACATaagtaaaatgacagaaaaaaagaagagagttCATAATCATGTAACATTCAATACCGTTGCCCAATATTGTCTTTAATTTCGTTATGAGATAAATGTAGCTAACtgagaatcataattatttacagcGAAGCAAGTCAAGCATGAATTCTTGCTTTATAACTTTTTCCTCCTCGTAGGGAGACTTAGCTTCATGAATTAAGATGTTGTTCCTCGGTGGAATTTGCAAGAATAATCTTCATGCACATTATAATTATAGGCACTATGCATGACGTCATAATTTTGTAGAATGGCAAGCCATTTTGCTCTTAAGCTGCTACGCATTGAATCTAATGAATAAATCAAGTTTATATCTATCATTCTTGTCAAATAAAGTACCTTCACACcaacaaacaaattaaaatggTTTAATGGAATTCAAGAAAGTAGTAtctcagtcacatttttttcaattagttTTCCAAATTAAGAATATCTTCCTTGTCTCTTTTGTATCACAGATAGAAAGTTAATCCTATTAAGGGTGAGTTCTCTTTGAgataaaggaagaaaaatacgaaaaaaatattggtgaagatttgatTGGTGAATGAATTATGATTGATTATGAATTATCTAAGTTGtaattttgtgacgtcataattttGTGAGCACCTTTACCATATACATGCATGagtcatgtaatataaattcccaaaaaataacttttaatataatatgatgaataaaaaaaaaattcataaaaggggaTATGGAATGATGTCTGACGGAATATACATTCATGGAATGTGTCTGATGGAATATACATttattgaatatgcctgatggAATATACATTTATGGAATGTGTCTGGTGGAATATACATTTATGGAATGTGTCTGATGGAATATACATTCATGGAATGTGTCTGGTGGAATATACATTCATGGAATGTGTCTGATGGAATATACATTTATTGAATATGTCTGATGGAATATACATTCATGGAATGTGTCTGATGGGATATACATTATTGAATTGTCTGATGGAATATACATTTATTGAATTGTCTGATGGAATATACATTTATGGAATGCATGTGTCTAATAGAATATACATTCTTGGAATGTGTCTGATGATTTATCCACTGCACAAATAAAATCGCTTtaaatattgagaaaattacatttttgtgAATGTCGTCTGTGACGTCGCAGAATAATAACTTTCAAACGCCATAATTTCGATTTTCTCTTATGTTTCTACTTTATCTAAAACCAGCTTATGATATGCTCAATattacaatttcattcattgtttGGTAATGAATGTTTCTCTCAAAAGACCTTAGTTACCATTTCTTTATCGAGCAATCTACATGAAAGATGACTATGATGTTATAGATTGATGTGGAAATTGTAATTATGACCAGATATCAGGAAGCATAAAATTAGTGTAAAATTGGATTTAAGTCTTTAAAAGCATTCTATCGGCACAGTCAATGATATTTGTCcttatttgatgaaattcttCTTCTCTCTTCAGTTCTCTTCTATATCTTCATCCAGTGCTAAGTTTGACAATATTTGTGTCCTCTTTGAACAATATTCTTTGTCATGCGCATGATGTGTTTAATTTCAGTCTGTTTTGATATGTTGTTCATTTTccaacactctaaaaaaaatattgggtaaaagtgctccatgagggtaattgtGTGTCCAACCAttattgggcatttctttggggcatttttatgtatccagtgtgatgaaaaatttgcccattctaaaggaattgctgcttattttttaaatattactggacaatatgctacccgcattgggtaaaataccgccccaaattggttggacactttaccctcgtggtggtaaaatttttacccaatatttttttttacagtgaatgGAACATTCATTACCTATGAATGTCATAATCTCGAAGAAAGTGGAGCGTACAAATTAATATATCTTGCAAGGATTATGATTTAGTCGGTGacacatgaaataataatacatgaagtACAACTAAGCAGATCCTGCAAGCGTAAGattcattttgatatattttgataaaaaacatTAGTAGAGTAATTCAATGAAACCAGAGCTTATAACACATAGGATAATATAGAATAACTATTATTCCAGAATTGAACATGAGAATATGGGTATCTAgttggccatttttttttcagatatcatAAGAAATAGGGTTCTTGTACAAAAAGTACAGATTCGTCCTTGTAATAGATTGCAATTTAATTGTTATCATCAGcaagtaaatgaaatgatatattttttgtggTTATACATGTTAAATGAAAAGACagatttggaactatttgtgTAATCGACTGTCGCAGCAGCAAACCTCGTTGGATCTTGAAGTCGTTCAATTTTCTTTATTCGTCATGTTCGTCGCGAAGCCGTAACTTTGAGATCCGTCGCTAAAAACAAACACTCTACTCACCCggtatttaatttgaatttcatgcttttcatattaaaaacaGACAAATTCGAGTGTTTTGTACTATATGGCTACCATATAGCATTGCACTCTCTTGTATTATTATAgtagtattattgttatttctcCGTTTGCTGCCAATTAGTAATCGCAGTCATTGCCGCTAGAGTTTCTTCTAATATTTAAgaagaaattaaatattgtatcgTTTATGGCTGTAGACAATTATGTTTAATAATGTGTACTATCGAGAAACAATTTACTGTGTTAATATTTCCAAGACCTAATTTtagtttctttttaaaagaattaatcCAGATATTAATATAGATCATATTACGGTATACTGCTCCATTATTTCATGTGTGGTTGGTCCAACTAATTAGAGAATTGACAAGTTTAACAACTTGCTATTGTAATGAAAGATAGCAGCAATAAGTATGATGAGGATGGAAGAAGTGCGTTGGTGAATGGAGGCCTCGGATAGAATTGGCGAAAAATGGCAAGAGTAAAAGAGTGTACAATGGGAAGGGACAAGGAAGAAAAGAGTGaaggagaaagagggaaaagagagatagataaatgagtgtgtgtgtgtgtgtgtgttgtgcgTGTAGGGGTGTGTatggtgtgtgtgagggtgtgtgtgtgtgtgagagagagagaggggggagaatgACAAATAGTTATCACACAGTGTGTATGTTCTGTGCATGTCtcgtgcgtgtgtgtgtgtgtggggggggggggtgggtgggtgggtgggcaCCAGGGTGTGGGCATTCCCTCTCTCCCCCGCTGTCCCTCTTGTTTTAtctgtctctttctttctttctctctttctccctaaCTATCTATCAGTCTACAGATGGACCCATCATCACatcctttatcatgtttttttttcagtgtaatATTTATCAAAGTTTACTTCATTccgttttttgttcttttttttaccgcTCTTATTTCCCCCCTCTCAATAATTTCTCTTTCAATGCTTGCCCCCTCCCCATCCATCCCTCTCACCGTCTTTGAGCCTTAATCAAAGTagtaaataaatcatgaaatccaCATTACAAATGGTTAATCAAAATTTCATGCTTGTCAGAATTGGAAAGGCTGCTGATGACATCTGTCGACTGTGTTCTGCTAATCGAGAAGATGTAGAACACTTTGTTTCATCATGTCCAGCCACTGCATCTGTGCGCCGTGACCTCATCAACCGCATAAAGGAAAATGATAATACTAGACAATTTGTAAGCTTCTTTGAGACAGACCCTCAGTTTCTAGAGTGTattctctttcttccccctgTGCACCTCAGCAATGCCAGTAAACCCAGCTCCACACACTTATTCTATACTTCATCCGCAACCTTCACACAACCCGCCAAAACCTCCTCAGCAGCTTTCCTAGCTCTAACAACCCTTAGGAAGTGTCTACATTCTTCTACTGATACTAGCGATCTCCGACCTTAACGGAGGAAGGATACAAAAGAGAGAGAGCTTGGTGTACATTTTCTATAGAATTCATAAATTCAATGGAGGATATTGAGATGTAACGCATAGAATATTGATCATTCGGTTAAAACAATAACATATTGATACAATGAATACATTCATCTATGTACATGACCAACATTGGGGTGATATTAAAGGCCTATAATGTTGGGGTCTGGGTATTGCTTGATTGGCAGCTAAACGACCAAATTATAgtgtgtgggttttttttcgAAGAGAATCAGACGATCCTCCTTTCTCCTCTTCTATGTCCCTGTTAGATGAGTTCGAAAGTTATTTAAGCAGCTTATGTATTTTCTCCACTGGGAGTGAATATACACCATCATCGTATAAATTTTTCATACATAATCTCTAATACTAGACCTACATCAAAGGGCCATGCCTATAAAACCCTGTGAAACGATTACGTTCGAGTATTAACTCATAAACTAAAATTTAACCGGCGACTTAAACGTAGAATTGCGGCTAATAGTATTAAGTTTTAAATGCTGATACATTACTGCTAATTTACAAGTATATACTTCCACTTGCTTagacatcttttttttattataaaacacGAAACTTAGATGAActgaaagaaataatgaagaagACGATGGAGAAGTaggcagggccctgggaacgatttttttttcactggggtgctgatgtaaatgtgaaatgcccccccaaaaaatttcactacaaaatggagatcaaatcggtcccgagaaatttaaaatgcaaaaaaaaaaggaaaatgaaaaaaaaagtttcatttcacaatgaaggtcattttgattacattatttttcaatttttacacatcttccggaa
The genomic region above belongs to Lytechinus pictus isolate F3 Inbred chromosome 12, Lp3.0, whole genome shotgun sequence and contains:
- the LOC129272630 gene encoding alpha-1A adrenergic receptor-like, which translates into the protein MIITYLCRQEVRETSNWFTLASFTAGEFMSCVYYPIQILTDIYIIDNNPVCLFAMSFGTSCGICFTLNVLGLTVERYISICNPLRAPTLLTQRRIGGVILVIFIYSLTTAMFIPYVTPLGFKGNISGDANGCRISTVISSQRYVAFLFANGLLPIPAMIIIYCRIFQILRRHIRTVSDLTVIQSVTSQGESGDPGRVAATANDRRVWKRQVKSAALLFIIVISFAVCWLPYVVFILYRSFTSVVSPLAFSMCRAIVFLNVAIHPFVYGFGNKTYRQAIYFVFCGPVMKLFSRDPLTNVAA